In Trichomycterus rosablanca isolate fTriRos1 chromosome 5, fTriRos1.hap1, whole genome shotgun sequence, the sequence ggaaaaactcccttaaaattacaggaagaaacctcgaGAGGAAcgagactcagcagggacccccatcctccctGGGTGGACTgtagaataatttgaataaataggatttacacaaatcatacaaacacaaatgaaaataaactaaaagttataacaagcaaaaataattggagataaagtctgtagtgagttcttgacattcttggtgcaaacacgccaggtttccgtcacatctggcaggagcagcattgttggcactgcagtctcgacttcatttcttaacctcgagagggtaaacaggtttccgtcagaaccacctcggggtaaaacaacagagaatgtagttacaatgtaaaatgtaaaagagcCCTGACGGTTCCCTTATGCTGTATGTAGATGTCCGGCACCACTAGGAATTCGAACCCTGGAATCCGAGCTgtagtgggttagtgtaatttaccaccgCACCACATGAGCTCCCCCTAGTTGAACGTATAaccctacagtgtatcacaaaagtgagtacacccctcacatttctgcagatatttaagtatatcttttcatgggacaacactgacaaaatgacactttgacacaatgaaaagtagtctgtgtgcagcttatataacagtgtaaatttattcttccctcaaaataactcaatatacagccattaatgtctaaaccaccggcaacaaaagtgagtacaccccttagtgaaagttcctgaagtgtcaatattttgtgtggccaccattatttcccagaactgccttaactctcctgggcatggagtttaccagagcttcacaggttgccactggaatgcttttccactcctccatgacgacatcacggagctggcggatattcgagactttgtgctcctccaccttccgcttgaggatgccccaaagatgttctattgggtttaggtctggagacatgcttggccagtccatcacctttaccctcagcctcttcaataaagcagtggtcgtcttagaggtgtgtttggggtcattatcatgctggaacactgccctgcgacccagtttccggagggaggggatcatgctctgcttagtatttcacagtacatattggagttcatgtgtccctcaatgaaatgtaactccccaacacctgctgcactcatgcagccccagaccatggcattcccaccaccatgcttgactgtaggcatgacacacttatctttgtactcctcacctgattgccgccacacatgcttgagaccatctgaaccaaacaaattaatcttggtctcatcagaccataggacatggttccagtaatccatgtcctttgttgacatgtcttcagcaaactgtttgcgggctttcttgtgtagagacttcagaagaggcttccttctggggtgacagccatgcagaccaatttgatgtagtgtgcggcgtatggtctgagcactgaccggctgaccccccaccttttcaatctctgcagcaatgctgacagcactcctgcgcctatctttcaaaaacagcagttggatgtgacgctgagcacgtgcactctgcttctttggacgaccaacgcgaggtctgttctgagtggaccctgctcttttaaaacgctggatgatcttgtccactgtgctgcagctcagtttcagggtgttggcaatcttcttgtagccttggccatcttcatgtagcgcaacaattcgtcttttaagatcctcagagagttctttgccatgaggtgccatgttggaactttcagtgaccagtatgagagagtgtgagagctgtactactaaattgaacacacctgctccctatgcacacctgagacctagtaacactaacaaatcacatgacattttggagggaaaattacaagcagtgctcaatttggacatttaggggtgtagtctcttaggggtgtactcaattttgttgccggtggtttagacattaatggctgtatattgagttattttgagggaagaataaatttacactgttatataagctgcacacagactacttttcattgtgtcaaagtgtcattttgtcagtgttgtcccatgaaaagatatacttaaatatctgcagaaatgtgaggggtgtactcacttttgtgatacactgtatatgttctaAATGTGTCACATATTTAGTTTCTTCGTTTCCATTGTACGATTGGGCTTCGGGATTCCGTCGCTGTGATCTTTCTTTTAGGTTTGCTGGGTGGTTTTAAATGGGTCTGGCACTAACATGGTGCATTATTGTTTGTAGATGACAAAATCCAAatccctccacgacatgaactagACCCCCCACTGCACTgccgttattattatattacaatattgtagcggcgatatgtgagtgacattcggcttagccaatcagaatgcagcacccggtttatacatgtgcgttcggacgttctgcagttagttagttttgtgtatgagactcgccgtatggccccagcattgaagttcgggtgctggagctaggcagtctaaagtgttgtatcgctcactgaagtcctgactaaacagttaaagtgactctaccttgTAGCTCATGATGGAAGTCATGTTTAGAGATCTGGCTTAGTGCGTATGTAAGGTGTGTGATAGGCTGActgcacatatatccctcgttgctgtcatgggtaaaatttTCTTCCCTGGGGTGGATGGGATtgtccagcaggacaatgcgacctgtcacatggctagaaatgtcccacATTGgtagagcatgaccaagacttcaaAGTACCACCCTGGTctcctaattccccagacttgaacccaactGAGCATCTGTTGGTCATTGTGTTTGCTCTATGGATTCTCCCTCAGGCACACTCCAGCAACTGTGGAATGCAACCTATCAGGACCTTATTAAGTCGcccccagcccgtctagctcctgtccgtgctgcacacagcggttactctggatattagctggtggtcataataatgtgactcaacaGTGTGTACATTAAACAGGGAAACAAACAATGTGTAAACAATCAGGGATGGAATTAATCCTTGACAAACCAAGCTATGACCATATAAGGAAACATGGACATGTGTCCAGGTATGTGGAGTGTGATTGGTGGAAAGaggacaaataaataataaataatacagaatTCTACACAGTGATCCAATTTGCTTGCTTTAGGACCCAGAGAAGCATAAGATCTGCCTGCACGAGGTTGGCGAGTTTAAGGGCCGAAAAATGGAGATCATGGACGATGACATGCCCAGCCTGTACGCCTACGGGTTTACTGACCGAGTTGGCAGCATCGTTGTCAGCTGTGGCACGTAAGTACCAGGCCACACACCAACTGTGcaaaaaacccccaaaaaaacccaaaagCCGAATTTAATTTAGGATTTAAGAATTAATAAGAATTTATaagaatgaataataatttagatttgTTTTGACTGTGTTCACGTAAATCTTCCAGCCGTGATATTGAACGTTCACCTCACAAGCGCTGAGATTTCCGATTTCTGaccttttttttacatttgcagcatttagcagacgctcgtATCCAGcgtgacttacagaagagcttccatagtagacattcactactctagtttaagtaaacaccAGTCCAAGATcacgaatctgctgaaaccctgttagatttttttatttgttagttctcagcttaaaTGCTTattaaagaggtgatgaaggtttttaacgttgagagactcagatgttcggacagacaagggtAGCTCATTCCACCACCTGGGTGCTGGTACAGAGAAGAGTCTTGAtgctgatgctcgtcttccttgagttctcaagactagtggctctgaggttgtgtggtacagagcggggtgtgatgagttctccaaggtagcttggggctggtccatttttggctttgtaggcaagcatcagtgttttaaactgaatgtgtgcagctacaggaagcagTGGGGTGATTTTAGGATGCTTGGAAACCAGTTGCAagtgtttaatagtggacataggagcaccagccaggagggagttgcagacTGGatgagaatctgagtggcttccatggacaGAAATGgatgaatcttcctgatgttgtagaggaggaaccggcacgatcttgttaTTTTGGCTACACGAGGAGAGAAgctcagctggttatccaggacaacaccaaggctccttacattatcagatggtctgattagattagattcaactgtattgtcattgtgcagagtaaacaagtacaaacccattccatgaagctctacacactgttcttgagctaatctgaaggccacatgaagtttggaggtctgtagcaatcAACTCaggcagaaagttggtgacctctgcgcactatgagcctcagcatccgctgacccgctctgtcattttacgtggctataacttggtggctgagttgctgtcattcccaatcacatccactttgttataatagcactgacagtggactgtggaatatttagtagcgaggaaatttcacgactggacttgttgcacagctggcatcactgagctcctgagagcgacccattctttcactaatgtgtgtagaagcagtctgcatgccgaggtgcttggttttatacacctgtggccatggaagtgtttggaacacctgaattcaatgatatggatgggtgagtgaatacttttggcaatatagtgtagcatCCTAACATCTGGGATCTGGGAATTAataagagagatgactagatcATTGAtagagattgatctccaggaataagtatcagttctgtcttgctgggattaagttttagatgatgagccgacatccatagTGAGATAAGTATTTTCTATAACGTTTCTATAAACTCTCTTTTCTAtaacttatgttaaaaactgttcCTCTTAAATCCAGAACATGTAACACACAGCCCAGCTCAGTAGAGGTGAATCTGGTCTGAGCTTTGACTAAACCGTACCGCTCCGTCTCTATTCATTCCCATCACTCCTACACGTTCTACCTTCATACCTACCGGCACATTTCCCGACGCCCACCGCCCTCCGCTTTCTATACTTCTGCTCTGCATTTTCACATCCGATCTCACTTCCTGTCCTCCACTTTCCTCCCTCAGATGGGTGGGCTACCAGTACCCGGGCTACCGTGGGAGCCAGTACCTGCTGGAGAAGGGTGACTACAGGCACTTTAACGAATACGGCGCCCGCTGGCCTCGGATGCAGTCCGTGAGGCGTATCCGTGACATGCAGTGGCACCCGGAGGGATGTTACACCGTGACCGGCAAGTGACGTTTCTGGAGGATGGGAAAGAGAAAGACCAGGGGGAAGAGAAAGAGAGGAAGAGAGGAAAGAGACGGAGAAGCGAAGACGCCAAAACAGAAGTAGAAAATTGTGTGTAATAAAGTGAGAGGAATTTAAAATGTgagttgtttattttttcccacagttatcatttatttttctgttcGTCCTCctatttatcttttttaaaaactattatgaggagaacaaagcaaaTCACTTTGCAGTCTGGGAAAGAAATCAGGGTAGTTGATTGACGTGAGGTTTAGACAATGGATGCTTGTTACCCTTCTGTTCTCTGGTACTGAAATTGACTTTGTCTGTGATCACAGTTCTTTAAAATTGCCTTAAATTAgtacatttaatacaatagagtGTATTTGAAAGCCCTTTACTGCCACAACCTGGTATTTCTATCAATAGAATAATTCAGCAACTGAAATATTAACAATGTAGAAGTatttacagcaagaaggacctggtttctttgtggagtttgcatgttctcctcgtgtctgtgtgggttttctcccacaagtccaaaaacatgcagtcaggtcaagtggagctactaaaataggGCAGTTTAACccagtgcttaaggtactggactagtaatcaaaaggtcgcttgtttaagccccatcacttccaggttgccactgttggacccttgagcaaggcccttaaccctcgattgcttagacagtatactgtcacagtactgtaagtcgctttgaataaaagcgttcgctaaatgctgtaaatgtaaatgtgtttgcactgtaatggactggcgacctgtctgggtgTTTCCTGTCGTTCGCCCAAAGAAtaagacccaccgtgaccctgaccaggatgaagcagtgctaaaacagacaattacgatgtttttttgtcatttgaTTTACAAAACAGGTGTCAAattgtgccactgtgccacctacaGTTAGAATCTCCCTACGCAGAcgcaagtgtcgtttatttgtaaattatttgtaaattcagatgctgaggaacatagtgcgcagaggtcaccaactttctgcagagtcgatcgctacagacctccaaacttcatgtggccttcagatgagctgaagaacagtgtgtagagcttcatggaatgggtttccatggtcgagcagctgcatccaagccttacatcaccaagcgcaatgcaaagcgtcggatgcagtggtgtaaagcacgccgccactggactctagagcactggagacgtgttctctggagtgatgaatcacgcttctccgggcgatccgatggacgagtctgggtttggcggttgccaggagaacggtacctgtctgactgcattgtgccgagtgtaaagtgtggtggaggggggattatggtgtgggggtgtttttcaggagttgggctcggccccttagttccagtgaaaggaactcttaatgcttcagcacaccaagagattttggacaatttcatgctcccaactttgtgggaacagtttggggatggccccttcctgttccaacatgactgcgcaccagtgcacaaagcacaagctccataaagacgtggatgagccagtttggtgtagaagaacttgactggcctgcacagagtcctgacctcaacctgataaaACTGAATTAGAGCGGAtagggatgaattagagtggagactgtgagccaggccttctcatccaacatcagtgtctgacctcacaaatgcacttctggaagaatggtcaaaaattcccacaaacacactcctaaacctggtggaaagccttcccagtagagttgaagctgttatagctgcaaagggtggcaacatcatattaaacactatggattaagaatgggagtcactcaagttcatatgtatgtgaaggcagatgagcgaatacttttggcaatatagtgtatatgtttTCATATAGTGAGATTTGGTCCCAGTACACACATCAATACATGTACATggccacaaacacacacacacacacacacacacacacacacacacacacatgtataggCAAGTGCTGCACTCCAGTGCAAACCTCCAGCTTGATGTCAGCGTTGACGTCAGATGCACGTTTCCTGTTACCTTGTTTGTGCtgcagactcacacacacattcccagCTGTGAAAGTTAGTGGGCAGACATCGGGGTGTCAGGACGAGTGTGTGATTGGTCTGTCTGCTCTCATATTTACTCTATTCCTGGAATATAAACATTAACCGGGGGAAATGGGTTTGAGTCCGGAGGAACGGAGGAAAAGAGGCGGGAGGGAAAGTTATCAGTCGGCTCAACAGGAGACCAGAGCGAGGTGATTAAATGGTACCACAGTAGCGCACCGCAGCCACTGGAGGATGTGCAGAGCCGAGGTGTTTGGTTCCGCATCGACGTGCTTACAGATTAAATCCAGGTTCTCACtgtgggtctgtttgaaaacctgatcagctgcctcagtagagaggattctaataagacatggaactcatcaggcagattatttagacgcactactttaCGTCTCCGCACGACCCGCTGGCACgtcagctaacgtctccctccgtgtaccgaaaacggttaaactgcccctgacgagcctgaatttacaaataaacgacacgtaaattaaacatcaatgagaatgtatttacatttgaaaagaactgttGGTTACTCTGCATTGATTCGTCCGCCATGTCATGCcccactgaatgctgggattgccttcagcgctgaggaagcgtcggacgctccctcgttattcagtcagatcatcactcagaattaaggcatcTCAGTAGGAGCATTGTAAGGGATCTAAGAACTTAGACACGTCCTCTTCtctggagtgtaggatgacgtaattATAGATGAAGACTCGGGTGTTTACATGTTCACTCTGCTTAACAATCTGATGAAGATCTGcgtttacatgtttacatgttCACTCTGCTTAACAATCTGATGAAGATGCACGCTACAACTAATCCCATCCAAAATGACGCTCACATGTAGAGTACCACTTAGTGTACACGTTACCATGACGACCAGTCCAGTCAGAGTAAGGCGAGCAGCAGGACGTTACCTGAGTTTTCATTTagtgtgtttgtttgattgttttttaattgcGTTCACTTAAAGTCGGGGCGAAAGGAAAATGTCGTGGGCCAGTTAAATTTTGTGAACTTTCACTATGAAGCAAATGCTCATGTGCAGGATATAATTAAACATTCCGATTATGAATGTAATGTGATACAGGTGTAATACATGATGATTATTCTTCTATTaattggattattattattattattgtttaataatattaattggaTTTGGAATAGCTTCAATCAGACTAGTCTATTCTGACTGAGGTGCACTTTTGAAGGTATTTGGCAGAAGCTTATATGCACACCAGTTTACAGTTAATATGAGGCAGGAAATATTCTAAGCAACTCAGAGTTGTCTTGCTCAAAGGTCCAACAGTTAC encodes:
- the crybb1l2 gene encoding crystallin, beta B1, like 2; the protein is MYVFDRENFQGRMIEITNECMNVCEMGMDRVRSLRVECGPFVGFEQMNFCGEMYVLEKGEYPRWDCWSNCQRNDYLLSFRPVRMDPEKHKICLHEVGEFKGRKMEIMDDDMPSLYAYGFTDRVGSIVVSCGTWVGYQYPGYRGSQYLLEKGDYRHFNEYGARWPRMQSVRRIRDMQWHPEGCYTVTGK